GTGACCATGGTCCGCAAGGAGGGGCGCCGCCCGGCCAACCTGCTGTCGATGCTCGCGGGGCTGGGGATCTTCGGGATGATCGCGCTGCTGATGGTCGTCCAGATGGCCGGCTCGCGCGTCCTCGACGGCATCGTCGGCACGCTCGCCGTGATCGTCGCGTACATATCCTTCCTCTTCCTCTGCTTCCTCGGGTACGCCTTCCTCTACGGGCGGATCAGGGTGCGCGGCGACGTCGACCACGTGGTCATGCTCGGCTCCGGCCTGATCGGCGGGGACCGGGTGCCGCCGCTGCTGGCCTCGCGGCTGCGCAAGGGCCAGGACATCTACGAGGCCCAGCTGGCCCGGGGCGGCCGGCCGCCGGTGCTGCTGCCGTCGGGCGGCAAGGGCTCGGACGAGAAGGTCGCCGAGGCGCGGGCGATGGCGGACTGGCTGATCGCGCAGGGCGTGCCGGCGGAGCACATCACGCTGGAGGACCGGTCGACGACGACCGAGGAGAACATGCTGTTCAGCCGCGAGATCATGACGGCGGACGACCCGGGCTACCGGTGCGTGGTGGTCACCAACAACTTCCACGCCTTCCGGGCCGCGATGATGGCCCGCAAGGCCGGGGTGAACGGGCAGGTCCTCGGATCGCCCACGGCGAAGTACTACTGGCCGAGCGCGACCATCCGCGAGTTCGTCGCGGTGTTCTGGGAGCACAGGGCCGTGAACCTGGGGATCTGCGGGCTGCTGATCGCCCTGGGCACGGCGGCCACGCTGACGACCTGAACGGGCCGTACGCGCCCCTCACGCCGCACGGCCCCGTGCCCGGGGACCCGGGACGGGGCTGTAGGCAGCGGCTGCCGGCTACGGGTACGGCTACGACTACGGCAGGTACCGCTCGATGACCTGCGGGCCCTCCTTCTCGATGAGCCGGCGCGCCCTCTCGACCCGCTCCGGAGTCGGGTCGTGGCCTGTCGCCATCACGAGGTCTTCGGGGTCGTACGGCCGGTCCCCGCCCGTGTGGAGCCGGTCCGACCGGGTGGGCTGCTCGTCGGGTTCACTGACCATCGCGTACCTCCTACGGTTTCCCCTGGCCCCATACTCCGGCCAGGTCGCCATGAACGCACTTCGGACGGGTCCTGCGGACGTGCGGTACGGGCCGGCCGCATCCAGAATCGATGAATGCTCGTTAGCCGCCCGGGGGCCAAAACCCTAAGGACAGGTAAATGCACGCACTCGACGTCGACTGGGACCACCCCTCGGACCCGCCGCCCGGCCCGCGGCTCGACCACGTCCGCGCGTACGTGACCACGGCGGGCGCCGACGGACACCTCTGGCACGGAGTCCCCACCCTCCTGCTCACCACGCTCGACCGCGCCACCGGCCGCACCTCCCGGACCCCGCTGATCTACGGCGAGGACGCGGACCGGCTGATCGTCATGGCCGCCGGCTACGGCGCCCCGGACCATCCCGCCTGGTACCGCAACCTCACCGCCCACCCGGAGGTCCGGCTCCAGGTGGGCGCCGCTCTCTTCACGGCCACGGCGCGGACGGCCACGCCGGCGGAGCGGGAGACGTACTGGGAGATGATGACCGGCCTGTGGCCCCCGTTCGAGGAGGACCAGGAGCGGACGGCCCGCGAGATCCCGCTGGTGATCCTGGAACGCTAGACGTGGCGCCGCGCCCCGCCGCCACCCGTTCGAGCACCACCCGTTCGAGTCATCCATCGGCCGGCGGCTGGCGCGGACGGTCCTCCATCCGCTGGCAACAGAGCGGTAAAGGGGGATGGTTGAACACGAACACCCGTGAGCAGGAGCAGGGCGACCACGGCCGCCCGCTCCTCCTCGGACAGGTCCTCGCCGACGCCCTCGTGACCGTCGTCCGGCAGCCGCAGCGCTCTCAGGAGCGGCGGCAGCCCGACGCGCGCGAGGGCCGGCCCGCCGTCTGCAGGCTGTGCGGCGAGGCCGCCTACTGGCACAGGACGGTCCGCGGCAAGTGGCTCCTCGTAGAGCCCGGCGAGCAGCCCTGCCACCTCGTACCGGCCGGCAAGCGGTGGCGCATCGCGGGCGACGGCACCGCCGTGAACCTCGGCGCCGCCATGCCCGCGGACACCTGCCGGGTCAGCCACTTCGACGTGTGCACGGCACGCCGGGCGGCTACGGGAGGCGGGTGAAGGAGCGGCGGTAGACCCGGGGCGGCACGCCCCGGCGGCGTACGAACTGCTCCCGCAGCACGGCCGCGCTGCCGAAACCGACCCGGCGGGCGATCTCCTCGACGGGCAGGTCCGTGGTCTCCAGGAGCTCCTCGGCGCTGCTCAGGCGCAGGTTCAGCAGCCAGGCGTGCGGGG
This genomic window from Streptomyces sp. NBC_01351 contains:
- a CDS encoding YdcF family protein; translation: MVAFALAAVFFLALCLSAREDRRRFRNAVLFGLTFISLSVALLLQLDKVPNWVAYPIVLAVFAVPTLGTLALGVFLIGNGVTMVRKEGRRPANLLSMLAGLGIFGMIALLMVVQMAGSRVLDGIVGTLAVIVAYISFLFLCFLGYAFLYGRIRVRGDVDHVVMLGSGLIGGDRVPPLLASRLRKGQDIYEAQLARGGRPPVLLPSGGKGSDEKVAEARAMADWLIAQGVPAEHITLEDRSTTTEENMLFSREIMTADDPGYRCVVVTNNFHAFRAAMMARKAGVNGQVLGSPTAKYYWPSATIREFVAVFWEHRAVNLGICGLLIALGTAATLTT
- a CDS encoding DUF6083 domain-containing protein yields the protein MNTNTREQEQGDHGRPLLLGQVLADALVTVVRQPQRSQERRQPDAREGRPAVCRLCGEAAYWHRTVRGKWLLVEPGEQPCHLVPAGKRWRIAGDGTAVNLGAAMPADTCRVSHFDVCTARRAATGGG
- a CDS encoding nitroreductase/quinone reductase family protein; the encoded protein is MHALDVDWDHPSDPPPGPRLDHVRAYVTTAGADGHLWHGVPTLLLTTLDRATGRTSRTPLIYGEDADRLIVMAAGYGAPDHPAWYRNLTAHPEVRLQVGAALFTATARTATPAERETYWEMMTGLWPPFEEDQERTAREIPLVILER